The following is a genomic window from Helicobacter sp. NHP19-003.
TTAGGTTTGTGTTGGGGGTGGGGTTTTGGTTTGGGTTCTTGTTTGGGTTCTTGTTTGGGTGGAGTGGGGGCTTGCTGTGTGTGCTCTAGGTGGGCAGCATGGGTGTCGATGCTGGCTAGGCTCATGGTGATGCTTTGATTGCCCGCTTGTGCCAAACTTTTGGGGAGCTCTTTGAAGTAATGAAAAGCCACCAAAAACCCCAATGCGTATAAAACGCTTGTGATGACAAAGCTCACACGGGTGGACGACCTACTTTTTTTCTGTGGAGATGGAGAAGTTTTCATGGTTTAGGTCTTTAAGAATATCAATGATTTCTATGAAAGTGCCAAACTTCGAATCTTTATCGCTGCGCAAATCCACTAAAGTTTTGGGGTCTAGTGTCTGGATGAACGCACGCAACTCCTCTACACTCTTGGGTTTGTCGTCTATAAAAATCCCATCGTTTTTATCCACAACAATCGTGACTTTCTTTTCCTCTGGAGAGGCTTTTTGGGCACTGCTCGCGCTGGGTAAATTGACCTTAATCTTGCCTTCAGCGATGAAAGTAGACACGCTCAAAACCAACGCCAACAACACCAACATCACATCAATAAAGGGGACGATGTTTAGTCCATCGCCCCTCCTTAGTTTAGAGCGCATCAGACACTCTTTTTACGCATTAAGCGGAATTTTTCAGACAACACATCGCTTTTACGCAACATGGCGTTGTAAACCACGAGTGTGGGGATCGCCACAACGAGCCCAAAAGCCGTTGCCTTGAGGGCTAAGGACAAGCCCAAGGTGATGGCTTTTGCGTCTAACCCTGTAGAGCTGGTGCTCATGTCATAGAAAGTGACCATCACACCCAAAACCGTGCCCAAAAGCCCGACATAGGGCGCGTTTGAGTAGACGATGTAAAGGGTTGTCAGATTCTTGCTCAAATCCAAATCAAGCTTGTCCGGGTCATCATATAAGCTAAAATCAAGCTTGCTGTAAAAAATGATGCGCTCAATGGTGAACCACATCGCCACAAAGCTCATCACCCCCAAAGTTACAAAGATCGCAATGTCGACATATTCGCCGATTACCTTAACAGAGAGTCCAGATTCCATAGTTGTCCTTCAAACAAAAATAAGTGTTGACTATATTACATTTGTAATAAAAAGTCAAGGAAAAATATTTTTGAATAACAACAATAATAGGTGTGATTTTAGCTATTTTTTCATTATAAAATTTAAACCAAAACAGCAGACCCCCTAAAACAAATACGCATAACTCACATAAAATTGGCTTTGGTGGGTGATGGTGAGGGATTGTTTGATGGTTTGCTGGGTGCCCGGGTTGGTGTTGCCGTAGTTATACCAATTGTGCGCGCTGATGGAGTAGTAGGGCAATTTCCAGCCTAGATTAAAGCGGTTGTGCCTGCCTAGGTAGAGTTGGTAACCCACATTCACATAAAAGCCATTGCCTGCTGCAAAAAAGCGGGTCTTGTCAATGTGCCCCTTGCTAAGGGAGTTGCCCCCAAGAGCGCTTAGGGCTTCGTTGTTGAAGTTGTCGCTCCACAGCATGGCATACTCCACACCCCCGCCCACAAAGACCCCCATTTTAAAGAAAATCATTTTAGGGTGGTGCTTTCTTAGCCAAATGTCAATGGGCGCAGTTTAAAAGAAGTCCACATTTAAGCCCAGAGTTACCATAGTGCAGGGCTTGAGAGCAAAACCTCTTGGGGGTGGGGTGGGGCACAGCCCTAGGGGATTTGCGCTTGTAAGGGCTGCACAAGGGGAGCTGTAACCTTGTGGGGTGCTGTAGGTTACTTGCCCGGTGTTGGGGTTGGTGTTGGCAATGGGGATCACCTGCCCGGTGTTGGGGTCAATGGCTTTGATGTTGGCGGGGTTGTAGTTTAGCCCTCCCTTGTTTTGCACCTTGTAACGCTCACCTAAGTTGGCATTGGCGTATTCAATGTCCCCATAAACCCGTATCCCACTAATGCCGAATTTATCAAAAAACAGCTCATCGCCCAAAGTGTAGGTGAAGGCAAAATTCGCGCTCTTATTGCTGCTTGGCTTATAAAAGCCCACAATTTCATTGTTTTTACATAGATTGTCGGGGCAAGCGTAGACGCCATTATCGCCCGGCAAAGTGCTGGGGTTACTCATGCTCAGCTGGTTGGCAAAGGTGCTTTTGAAGTTTTGCGCCATGCCAAAGCGCGCGCCCGTGAAGATGTGGTTTTTCACCGCCCACAAGGGGTGCATAACTAACCCCACTAAAAGGAATTTCTTCAACATTAAATGCTCTTGTTGTTTAGGGTTACAATTTGGGGCAGGGGTTTAGGGGTGTGGGGGCACTAAAAAACTCTTCAATACGCGCCCGCGCCTCTTTGGGTTCTTTCATGTTATTGACCGCCATTTTAAAGGTGCTGGCATTGGCATGCCCCTTGGCGTAGGCGTGTAGGTTTTTACGAAACATCACCACTCCCCGCTCCCCATAAAAGGCGACCATTTTGTCAAAATGCTCCAAAACCAGATCCTTTTTTAGCACGGCGGGTAGGTCCTCTGTGTTGTTTTTAATCTGCCAAAAAATCCACGGCTGTGTCAGGCTTGAACGCCCAATCATCACCCCATTTGCCCCCGTGTAGGCGAGCACCTCTTTTGCCTTTTTGGGGCTGTCTATCTCGCCATTGGCGATCAAGGGCTTGTTTAACACTTGGCGCATTAAACGCACGCTCTCATAGTCTATACGCTCTTTTTTGTAGCGATCCGCTCTCGTCCTCGCGTGCACCACCACAAAATCCACCGGTGCGTCGTTTAGGGCGTGGGCGATTTCAAGGGGGATTTTGCTCTCAAAACCTAGCCTCACCTTCACACTGCTATAAGGCTTGTTGCTCTTTTCTTTAATGAGGCGCAAGAGTTTCACCAAGTGGTTTAAATCCTTTAAAAGCCCGCTGCCGTTGCCATGGTTTGCCACTTTCGGGGCGGGGCAACCGCAATTAAAGTCTATGATGTCAATGCCATCAAGGGCGTTGATCTTCTCCACAGCCTGCTCCACCACTTCGCTTTTAGAGCCGGCGATTTGCACGCTAAAGGGCTGCTCCTCGGGCGACTTTTCTAGCATTTTGGCGGTCTTAGCAAAAGCGTGCACCAAAGCGTGGCTGCTCACCATTTCGCTCACCGTTACATCCACACCAAAGCGTTTCACCACACTCCTGAAGGGCAAATCCGTGTAACCGGCTAGGGGGGCTAAAAACAACAATCTCTCAAAAATCAATTTTTCCATAAGCTTTATTTTAACGCATTTTCTCTTAAGTTTTTCGCCCACAGCCTCGCAAAGTTGAGTAAAACACTCGGGCGATTTTCTAGCCTCTCTTGCACGACTTCGCTTAAACACGCCTGCAAGCCCGCCCCGATTTGCGCCTTTTTTAGACCCACACCCTTTAAACTGCGCCCATTGACCGCTAAAAAGCCAAGAGTGTACACCTCCCTTTGCGCCCCGATGCTCTTAAAATGCGCCCTCAGCACCACCCATTCAGAGGGTTCATAGGCTTTAAGCCAGCCTAGCCACGCCCTAACTTGGCTCAGGCTCAAGGTCTGCATTTGCATTTTGAGCCACACCTTAGAAGTGGGGGGGGTTTGGTGGGTGTAGGGCAGCAGTTTTTCTATACTCTTAAAGAGCTTTTTAGGGGGTTTTAGCTGTGCTAGGGTGGCTAGGGGGTCGTTGCAGCTAAAAAACAGGGCTAAAAAACGGGTGGTTAAATTCAAGGGGGTTTGGCTCAAAAGGGCGAGAGTGGCAGGTTTTAAGGGAGCATTTAAGGCGCACTCAAGCACTTTAACATAAGTGGTACACACTGCTCCCGCATTTGCGCCCATTAAAATTTTACACAGCTCAGCAAAAATGCGCTCTTTGCTAATGTGTGTGAGCAGGGGGGCGTGTGTGCGCACCGCCTGTGCACTCTTAGGCTCTAGCGTGAAATCCAGCACGCTTGCAAAACGCAAAGCCCGCAAAATCCGCAAAGCGTCCTCGCGCACCCTACCCTCAGCCACGCCCACAAACTTTAAGCACTTTGCCCTCAAATCTTGCAATCCCCCGTGCAAGTCTAAAAGCCCCTTGGTGGGGTGGTAGGCTAGGGCATTGATGGTGAAATCGCGCCTTGCTAGGTCGGTTTCTAGCGTGGCGTTGAAGTCCACTTGGGGGTGGCGGTGGTCTGTGTAAGCGCTCTCTTGACGGTAGGTGGTGATTTCAAAGACCTTACTGCCAAAGAGCGCGCCTAAAGTGCCAAAGGCTAGGCCTAGGGGGATGGTGGGGATTTTATGCGCTTTAAGGAGGGGGGCCAGCTCTTTGGGCGTGGCGTTTGTGGCTAGGTCGCAATCTTTGGGGGTGCGCCCTAAAAGGCAATCACGCACACAGCCCCCCACCACCACCGCCTCAAACCCTTGCGCCTCTAGGATTTCTATGAGGTGTAAAATAGGGCGGGGTAAGTTGAATTTGTAGTTTGTATCCCAGAACACCTAAAGCCTTTTGCTATAATAGGTGCTATTTTAGCAAAAGAACGCCCGATGATTTTAGAGAAAACCTACAACGCCTCTTGTGTGCTCTGCTTTAGTGGGGGGCAGGATAGCACCACGCTAGCCCTGTGGGCGCAAAAAGCCTTTCAACAAGTGCATCTGCTTGGCTTTAACTACGCCCAAAAGCACGCCATAGAGCTCGAGCAAGCCCAAAAAATCGCCCAACTCTTAAACCTGCCCTTAAAAGTCCTAGATTTAAGTTTTTTACAAGAAATCACCCTCTCCGCCCTCTTTGCCAACAATCCGCAAAAGTCTAACGCCCCCCACCCCAAAAACCCCAATTTACCTGCCTCCTTTGTGCCCGACAGGAATGCCCTATTTTTCACCCTCGCCCACGCCTACGCCTTTAATTTGGGGGCCAATTTTGTGCTTGTAGGGGTGTCGCAACAAGATTACAGCGGATACTTTGACTGCCGTAAAGAATTTTTAGACAGCCTGCAAACCTCTTTAAATTTAGGGGCGTTTGGCATAAAAGAAGGCATTGCGTTTTTAGCCCCCTTCATGGCCATGTCTAAGGCACAAGAATTTGCCCTAGCACAGGATTTAGACGGATTAGAGTTGATCCTAGAACACACCCACACCTGTTATGAAGGCATTAGGGGGGTGCGGCATGCCTATGGCTATGGCTGTGGGGCGTGCCCGGCGTGCCGGTTGCGCCAAAATGCCTATGCAGAATTTTTAAATCACTATAAGCAAGATTGATAGACAAAGACTAAAGTTTTATGCTATAATGGGCTTTATTTTTCAATGGAGAGTTTATGAGTAAAAGTTTATACAGCACTTTAGAAGTGGCCGAAGGGGCGAGCCAAGAAGAGATCAAAAAATCTTACCGAAGGCTTGCCCGTAAATACCACCCCGACCTCAACAAGGGCAAGGAAGCCGAAGAGAAGTTTAAAGAAATCAACGCCGCCTACGAAATTCTAAACGACCCCCAAAAACGGGCGCAATACGATCAATTCGGGGACAATATGTTTGGCGGACAGAATTTTAGCGACTTTGCTAGGGCGCAGGGGCGTGGAAGTTTGGACGACATTTTAGCCTCTATCTTTGGACGGGGGGCTTTAAAGCCGACTTTGGCATGGGCGGGGGGCTTATGCCAACATGGGGAGCATGGGCGGGTTTAACGGCTTTGGCTTTGCGCCCGAGCTAGATTTACAGGTGGAGTTGCAAATCACCTTGCAGGAAGCGGTGTTGGGGGCTAAAAGGCGGGTGCAACTCAGCCACGACAGCTTTGAAATTAAAATCCCCGCCGGTGTGCGCGATGGTGAAGTGTTGAGAGCCAAGGGGCGGGGGCGCAGGCAGGGGGGGATGGTGGGCGATGTGCTCTTAAAGGTAAGAGTGCTTGAAGATGCACTTTACACACAAAAGGGCGATGACTTGTATAAAAACTTTGATTTGCCCTTAAAAACCGCCCTTTTTGGTGGACGGGTGCAGGTGGATACCTTGTATAAGGAAGTCGCCTTAAAAATCCCACCCAACACCAAAAACGCCCAAAAGTTCCGCCTCAAAGAGCTCGGGGTGAAAAACCGCAAAACAGGGAGCGTGGGGGATTTATATCTCATGGCAAATGTCATTTTACCCCACACCGACACCCTCAGCGCGCCCTTCAAGCAGACCTTGCAAGAGCAGTTGCCTTAAGGGGGGCGTGATGGTGGATTACGATGCACCCCTTTATTTGATCAGCGTGGTGGCAAAAATCCTAGGCATACACCCCCAAACCTTGCGTCAATACGAGAAAGAAGGGCTGGTTGAGCCCAAGCGCACGGGGGGCAAGATGCGCCTGTACTCGCAAAGGGATTTAGACAAAATCAAAACCATCTTGCGCCTCACGAGGGACATGGGCGTGAATTTAGCCGGGGTGGATATCATTTTACGCCTGAAAGAACGCCTAGATGAGTTAGACCGCCTCAACGAGCAACTGCAAGCCCACATGCAACAAAACGCCCCAAGCAA
Proteins encoded in this region:
- the exbD gene encoding TonB system transport protein ExbD, with amino-acid sequence MRSKLRRGDGLNIVPFIDVMLVLLALVLSVSTFIAEGKIKVNLPSASSAQKASPEEKKVTIVVDKNDGIFIDDKPKSVEELRAFIQTLDPKTLVDLRSDKDSKFGTFIEIIDILKDLNHENFSISTEKK
- the queC gene encoding 7-cyano-7-deazaguanine synthase QueC, coding for MILEKTYNASCVLCFSGGQDSTTLALWAQKAFQQVHLLGFNYAQKHAIELEQAQKIAQLLNLPLKVLDLSFLQEITLSALFANNPQKSNAPHPKNPNLPASFVPDRNALFFTLAHAYAFNLGANFVLVGVSQQDYSGYFDCRKEFLDSLQTSLNLGAFGIKEGIAFLAPFMAMSKAQEFALAQDLDGLELILEHTHTCYEGIRGVRHAYGYGCGACPACRLRQNAYAEFLNHYKQD
- a CDS encoding CCA tRNA nucleotidyltransferase, coding for MFWDTNYKFNLPRPILHLIEILEAQGFEAVVVGGCVRDCLLGRTPKDCDLATNATPKELAPLLKAHKIPTIPLGLAFGTLGALFGSKVFEITTYRQESAYTDHRHPQVDFNATLETDLARRDFTINALAYHPTKGLLDLHGGLQDLRAKCLKFVGVAEGRVREDALRILRALRFASVLDFTLEPKSAQAVRTHAPLLTHISKERIFAELCKILMGANAGAVCTTYVKVLECALNAPLKPATLALLSQTPLNLTTRFLALFFSCNDPLATLAQLKPPKKLFKSIEKLLPYTHQTPPTSKVWLKMQMQTLSLSQVRAWLGWLKAYEPSEWVVLRAHFKSIGAQREVYTLGFLAVNGRSLKGVGLKKAQIGAGLQACLSEVVQERLENRPSVLLNFARLWAKNLRENALK
- a CDS encoding heat shock protein transcriptional repressor HspR produces the protein MVDYDAPLYLISVVAKILGIHPQTLRQYEKEGLVEPKRTGGKMRLYSQRDLDKIKTILRLTRDMGVNLAGVDIILRLKERLDELDRLNEQLQAHMQQNAPSKPETKQISKTSYELILFKKP
- the exbB gene encoding TonB-system energizer ExbB, which codes for MESGLSVKVIGEYVDIAIFVTLGVMSFVAMWFTIERIIFYSKLDFSLYDDPDKLDLDLSKNLTTLYIVYSNAPYVGLLGTVLGVMVTFYDMSTSSTGLDAKAITLGLSLALKATAFGLVVAIPTLVVYNAMLRKSDVLSEKFRLMRKKSV
- a CDS encoding outer membrane beta-barrel protein is translated as MIFFKMGVFVGGGVEYAMLWSDNFNNEALSALGGNSLSKGHIDKTRFFAAGNGFYVNVGYQLYLGRHNRFNLGWKLPYYSISAHNWYNYGNTNPGTQQTIKQSLTITHQSQFYVSYAYLF